A genomic region of Mitsuaria sp. 7 contains the following coding sequences:
- a CDS encoding amidohydrolase family protein — MTDRDILFKAGTVITMDPALPNLPVGDVLVRDGRIAAVGADLPAGDAEVVDAAGSIVMPGLVDAHHHAWLGVMRRLMPDVDDLFAYIDVVASQLGAHFRPQDMYTSTMLTAAASLDAGITTIVDACHSSRSPEHTDAALDALNASGIRALHMVGPAMDKGASSAHLPGDLARLAARWNVSDSRVQVGLFGQLKLDWWEVARGLDMRILTEFIGDLAQLGPEFAKPGVLGPHNLFNHCTRVPAATWKLFADAGVNITVNPRSDALFGFDDETFAYQVAVDHGLSPALGIDLDTAFGSDLFGEMHALFHQQRAAMRYRRFRGEADVPAPIGVEEVLRAATVNGARAAGLEKRVGTLTPGKAADLIMVRTHGAGVFPVTNAIATIVQAVERADVDTVVVGGRLRKRGGRLLDVDLARLAADATASRDFLLDASGHRVDLFKSAA, encoded by the coding sequence ATGACCGATCGCGACATCCTCTTCAAGGCCGGCACCGTCATCACGATGGATCCCGCGCTGCCCAACCTGCCCGTCGGCGATGTGCTGGTGCGCGACGGCCGCATCGCCGCCGTCGGCGCGGACCTGCCCGCCGGCGACGCGGAGGTCGTCGACGCTGCCGGCAGCATCGTGATGCCCGGCCTGGTCGACGCCCACCACCACGCGTGGCTGGGCGTGATGCGCCGGCTGATGCCCGACGTCGACGACCTGTTCGCCTACATCGACGTGGTCGCGAGCCAGCTCGGTGCGCACTTCCGTCCGCAGGACATGTACACGAGCACGATGCTGACGGCGGCTGCCTCGCTGGACGCCGGCATCACGACGATCGTCGACGCGTGCCACAGCTCGCGCAGCCCGGAGCACACCGATGCCGCGCTCGACGCCTTGAACGCGTCCGGCATCCGCGCCTTGCACATGGTCGGTCCGGCGATGGACAAGGGCGCGTCGTCGGCGCATCTGCCGGGCGATCTGGCGCGCCTGGCCGCGCGATGGAACGTGAGCGACAGCCGCGTGCAGGTCGGACTCTTCGGCCAGTTGAAGCTGGACTGGTGGGAAGTCGCGCGCGGCCTGGACATGCGGATCCTGACCGAGTTCATCGGCGACCTCGCGCAGCTCGGACCGGAGTTCGCCAAGCCCGGCGTGCTCGGCCCGCACAACCTCTTCAACCACTGCACGCGCGTGCCTGCGGCGACATGGAAGCTCTTCGCCGACGCCGGCGTGAACATCACCGTGAACCCGCGCTCGGATGCGCTCTTCGGCTTCGACGACGAGACCTTCGCCTATCAGGTGGCCGTCGACCACGGTCTGTCGCCGGCGCTGGGCATCGACCTCGACACGGCCTTCGGCAGCGATCTCTTCGGCGAAATGCATGCGCTGTTCCACCAGCAGCGCGCGGCGATGCGGTATCGCCGCTTCCGCGGTGAGGCCGATGTTCCCGCGCCGATCGGCGTCGAGGAGGTGCTGCGCGCCGCCACCGTCAACGGTGCGCGGGCCGCGGGCCTGGAGAAGCGTGTCGGTACGCTGACGCCGGGCAAGGCGGCCGACCTGATCATGGTGCGCACGCACGGCGCGGGCGTGTTCCCGGTGACGAACGCGATCGCCACGATCGTGCAGGCGGTGGAGCGCGCCGACGTCGACACCGTCGTGGTCGGCGGGCGACTGCGCAAGCGCGGCGGTCGGCTGCTCGACGTCGATCTGGCCAGGCTCGCGGCTGACGCGACCGCCTCGCGCGACTTCCTCCTCGATGCCAGCGGGCATCGCGTCGACCTGTTCAAGAGCGCGGCATGA
- a CDS encoding LysR family transcriptional regulator, which translates to MSIDGRLLAGMSVLAAVVESGSFSKAGEVLGMSASGVSRAVSRLEERLGVRLLDRTTRSLHLTGEGARLYEHAVPHLEGIEEAANVVSGAAVSVRGALRVSLNPLFARYVLAPALPRLQALYPDLMLTMVQFPGSGDLVAEGVDVAVRFGPQPASTMTSRKLLENRVLTVAAPSYLERRGRPRKPAELVKHDCLQYIDPQRGKPFEWIFVRGKGRAKEQLTVATSGSLTMTDADAMVQACVAGAGVAQVLALSVEHLVADGTLVELFPDWPGETFPLHIVRPSRRLPPASVEAFMAFCIELCAT; encoded by the coding sequence ATGAGCATCGACGGACGCCTGCTGGCCGGCATGAGCGTGCTGGCCGCGGTGGTGGAGTCGGGCAGCTTCAGCAAGGCCGGCGAGGTGTTGGGAATGTCGGCCTCGGGCGTGAGCCGGGCGGTGTCGCGGCTGGAGGAGCGGCTGGGCGTGCGGCTGCTCGACCGCACGACGCGCTCGCTGCACCTCACCGGCGAGGGCGCTCGGCTGTACGAGCACGCCGTGCCGCATCTGGAAGGCATCGAGGAGGCGGCCAACGTCGTCTCGGGGGCGGCGGTCAGCGTGCGGGGCGCGCTGCGGGTGAGCCTGAACCCGCTGTTCGCGCGCTACGTGCTCGCGCCCGCCCTGCCCCGGCTGCAGGCGCTCTACCCGGACCTGATGCTGACGATGGTGCAGTTCCCGGGCAGCGGCGATCTCGTCGCGGAGGGCGTCGACGTGGCGGTGCGCTTCGGGCCGCAGCCGGCGTCGACGATGACCTCGCGCAAGCTGCTGGAGAACCGCGTGTTGACAGTCGCGGCGCCGTCCTACCTCGAACGGCGCGGGCGCCCGCGCAAGCCCGCCGAGCTGGTGAAGCACGATTGCCTTCAGTACATCGATCCGCAACGCGGCAAGCCCTTCGAATGGATCTTCGTCCGCGGCAAGGGCCGCGCGAAGGAACAGCTGACGGTGGCCACGTCAGGCTCGCTGACGATGACCGACGCCGACGCGATGGTGCAGGCCTGCGTGGCGGGCGCCGGCGTGGCGCAGGTGCTGGCGCTCAGCGTCGAACACCTCGTCGCCGACGGCACGCTGGTGGAGCTGTTCCCGGATTGGCCGGGCGAGACCTTCCCGCTCCACATCGTGCGCCCGTCGCGGCGGCTGCCGCCGGCCTCGGTGGAGGCCTTCATGGCGTTCTGCATCGAGCTCTGCGCCACGTGA
- a CDS encoding anti-sigma factor: MKPAPVVEEDLHAFVDGALDAARRKEVQDHLDRDPDAATAVTRLIAQRQLLRSAFSPIVDEPVPERLQLKTLLAQRREPPTWQWRLAAAVLIALGVGSVGGWQVRDRWEPSSGIAALAGEARSSYLAYAADAPEDLDRERLLRLVSDKLQRPVEIPDLSAAGYRFAGGRLVATVHGPAGMFFYDRTDGTRMAVMLRPMAVEKEAPMMAQTTGAVGGYSWAMRGLGYSVVGTESPTTLHPVADEVRRQARESASI, translated from the coding sequence ATGAAACCGGCACCTGTCGTCGAAGAGGATCTCCATGCCTTCGTCGACGGAGCCCTGGATGCCGCCCGTCGCAAGGAGGTGCAGGACCACCTCGACCGGGATCCGGATGCGGCGACGGCCGTGACGCGGCTGATCGCCCAGCGACAGTTGCTGAGATCCGCGTTCTCGCCGATCGTCGATGAGCCTGTGCCCGAACGTCTGCAGCTCAAGACGCTGCTCGCGCAGCGGCGGGAGCCGCCGACCTGGCAGTGGCGGCTGGCGGCGGCTGTGCTCATCGCGCTCGGCGTCGGCAGCGTCGGCGGCTGGCAGGTGCGCGATCGATGGGAGCCGTCGAGCGGCATCGCGGCGCTCGCGGGCGAGGCCCGCAGCAGCTACCTCGCCTATGCGGCGGACGCGCCGGAAGACCTCGATCGCGAACGGCTCCTGCGCCTGGTCTCGGACAAGCTGCAGCGTCCGGTGGAGATCCCGGATCTCAGCGCGGCCGGCTACCGATTCGCGGGCGGCCGGCTGGTCGCCACGGTCCACGGTCCTGCCGGCATGTTCTTCTACGACCGCACGGACGGCACCCGGATGGCCGTGATGCTGCGGCCGATGGCGGTCGAGAAGGAGGCGCCGATGATGGCGCAGACCACGGGCGCGGTCGGCGGCTACAGCTGGGCCATGCGCGGGCTGGGCTACAGCGTGGTCGGCACCGAGAGTCCGACGACGCTTCATCCCGTCGCCGACGAGGTGCGACGGCAGGCGCGCGAGAGCGCCTCGATCTGA
- a CDS encoding RNA polymerase sigma factor, with protein sequence MALIAELEPLIPALRRYASAMLRDRHLADDLVQDCLERAIAQWASRRQKENTRQWVFAIAHNLIVNRLRQQSRRGEHVDIADVAESALMVPASQEHRVQVGELMVALDALPPDQRSVVLLVSVEDLSYAEAARALDIPIGTVMSRLARGRERLQRALDGEATAMTGTASTAGTTSTAGAGSHLRRMK encoded by the coding sequence ATGGCATTGATCGCGGAGCTGGAGCCCTTGATCCCGGCCCTGCGCCGCTATGCCAGCGCGATGCTGCGCGATCGCCACCTCGCGGACGACCTGGTCCAGGATTGCCTGGAGCGCGCCATCGCCCAATGGGCGTCACGTCGGCAGAAGGAGAACACCCGCCAGTGGGTGTTCGCGATCGCGCACAACCTGATCGTCAACCGCTTGCGGCAGCAGTCCCGGCGCGGCGAGCACGTGGACATCGCGGACGTCGCCGAGTCCGCCCTGATGGTGCCGGCCTCGCAGGAACATCGGGTGCAGGTCGGCGAGTTGATGGTGGCGCTGGACGCGCTGCCACCGGATCAACGCAGCGTGGTGCTGCTGGTGTCCGTCGAGGACCTGTCCTATGCGGAGGCGGCGCGGGCGCTCGACATTCCGATCGGAACGGTGATGTCGCGCCTGGCACGAGGACGCGAGCGGTTGCAGCGCGCGCTCGACGGCGAAGCGACCGCGATGACGGGCACGGCGAGCACGGCGGGCACGACGAGCACGGCGGGCGCTGGATCGCATCTGCGGAGGATGAAGTAA
- a CDS encoding YncE family protein — MLKPLLRSSLLLLATCAAAAAMAGQAPGRASDADIPVSHRDRIYAAEQFSNTLSVTDPVDHRLLGVIRLGDPSPGNFSPLYRGQVLVHGLGFSPDHRTLAVVSIGSNSVSFIDTRTNAVKHTTYVGRSPHEAFFTPDGQEVWVTVRGENYVSVIDAATYQEKTRIVTAAGPGMQIFSPDGKYGYVCSSFNPETAIVEVASHKIIATVKQDSPFCPNIAASPDGRQVWFTLKDIGRTTVFDARPPFGIITSFDTGPITNHVNFAKTAKGTFAYVTVGGLNQVKVFRTDDFSAVTTIPVGKLPHGVWPSGDGSRIYVGLENADALAVIDTASNTVVGHVPVGQAPQAIAYVPDAVPEGDGLQGLQPLGVAGQVASLTLREVGASSSAAAVGTTAGTPTSVALFDQGLLQVFQASVTGLKPKQPYVVALAEQADGSGALQPLANFMTNPAGSAIVNAIGPIRQIVQAEAPATRRYLVVAPVVDGKPGAPVQVQAPPQAAAQAPAPTSTR, encoded by the coding sequence ATGCTGAAGCCTCTCTTGCGTTCGTCACTGCTGCTCCTGGCCACTTGCGCCGCCGCCGCCGCCATGGCCGGTCAGGCGCCGGGCCGGGCCTCGGACGCCGACATCCCCGTCAGCCACCGCGACCGCATCTACGCCGCCGAGCAGTTCTCCAACACGCTCTCCGTCACCGATCCGGTGGATCACCGCCTGCTCGGCGTCATCCGCCTGGGCGACCCGTCGCCGGGCAACTTCAGCCCGCTCTATCGCGGACAGGTGCTGGTGCACGGACTGGGCTTCTCGCCGGACCACCGCACGCTGGCGGTCGTGTCCATCGGTTCGAACTCGGTGAGCTTCATCGACACGCGGACCAACGCGGTCAAGCACACGACCTACGTCGGCCGCTCGCCGCATGAAGCCTTCTTCACGCCCGACGGCCAGGAGGTCTGGGTCACCGTCCGCGGCGAGAACTACGTGTCGGTGATCGATGCCGCGACGTATCAGGAGAAGACCCGCATTGTCACCGCGGCGGGCCCGGGCATGCAGATCTTCTCGCCGGACGGCAAGTACGGCTACGTCTGCTCGTCCTTCAATCCGGAGACGGCGATCGTCGAGGTCGCCAGCCACAAGATCATTGCGACGGTGAAGCAGGACAGCCCGTTCTGCCCCAACATCGCCGCGTCGCCCGACGGCCGCCAGGTCTGGTTCACGCTCAAGGACATCGGCCGTACGACGGTCTTTGACGCGCGCCCGCCGTTCGGCATCATCACGTCCTTCGACACCGGCCCGATCACGAACCACGTGAACTTCGCCAAGACCGCCAAGGGCACCTTCGCCTACGTGACCGTGGGCGGCCTGAACCAGGTGAAGGTGTTCCGCACCGACGACTTCTCCGCCGTGACCACCATCCCGGTGGGCAAGCTGCCGCACGGCGTCTGGCCGTCGGGCGACGGCAGCCGGATCTACGTGGGCCTGGAGAACGCCGATGCGCTGGCGGTGATCGACACGGCCTCGAACACCGTCGTCGGCCACGTGCCCGTCGGGCAGGCACCGCAGGCCATCGCCTACGTGCCCGATGCCGTGCCGGAGGGCGACGGACTGCAGGGCCTGCAGCCGCTCGGCGTGGCGGGGCAGGTGGCCTCGTTGACCTTGCGGGAGGTGGGCGCGAGTTCGAGCGCCGCAGCGGTGGGAACGACGGCGGGGACGCCCACCAGCGTCGCGCTCTTCGACCAGGGCCTGCTGCAGGTGTTCCAGGCGTCCGTGACCGGGTTGAAGCCGAAGCAGCCCTATGTCGTGGCGCTGGCGGAGCAGGCGGACGGTTCCGGTGCCCTGCAGCCGCTGGCCAACTTCATGACGAATCCCGCCGGCTCGGCGATCGTCAATGCCATCGGACCGATCCGCCAGATCGTGCAGGCCGAGGCGCCGGCGACCCGGCGTTACCTGGTCGTCGCGCCCGTGGTCGACGGCAAGCCCGGCGCGCCTGTGCAGGTGCAGGCCCCGCCGCAGGCTGCCGCGCAGGCCCCGGCGCCGACATCGACGCGATGA
- a CDS encoding DUF305 domain-containing protein gives MTSHRTRPGGPRLRRPLRISLRVSLRALPWIAVASAAAWAGAATSTDAFHAENAVAMDRMMAAMDIKPSGDIDRDFAAMMIPHHQGAIDMALAELRHGSNEQLRRIAQEIIIEQQQEIAAMQLAVGGALPPSAPAPTQVGGAASAPASVHHHSK, from the coding sequence ATGACCTCACACCGAACGCGACCCGGAGGGCCGCGGCTGCGCCGACCGCTGCGGATATCGCTGCGGGTATCGCTGCGCGCCTTGCCGTGGATCGCCGTGGCTTCGGCCGCCGCCTGGGCGGGCGCCGCCACGTCGACGGACGCCTTCCACGCGGAGAACGCCGTCGCGATGGATCGCATGATGGCCGCGATGGACATCAAGCCCTCGGGCGACATCGACCGCGACTTCGCGGCCATGATGATTCCGCATCACCAGGGCGCCATCGACATGGCGCTGGCGGAACTGCGCCACGGCTCCAACGAGCAGCTGAGACGCATCGCGCAGGAAATCATCATCGAGCAGCAGCAGGAGATCGCGGCGATGCAGCTCGCGGTCGGCGGCGCGCTGCCGCCCTCGGCGCCCGCGCCCACGCAGGTCGGGGGGGCGGCATCCGCGCCCGCCTCCGTCCATCACCATTCGAAGTAG
- a CDS encoding class II glutamine amidotransferase, translating into MCQLLGMNCNSDAAITFSFTGFAARGGRTAEHIDGWGMAFYERSGCRVFHDDQPASESPLAEFLSRYPIKSRIVIAHLRRATQGEVTLSNCHPFQREWLGQTWVFANNGDLKDFQPVLDGPYRPVGSTDSERAFCWLLQELRKRFADRAHDRDPPPSWRELAPHVAQLSEVIARHGNFNFLLTNGAALYTHCSSRLQVLQRRHPFPMARLVDCDMSLDLSAMNGADDRIVIVATDPLTADEAWQPLTTGECRVFVDGAEVWRDVNPATRAFPIATATVGRPWQKPRWPGSTAWPLLLRDIAV; encoded by the coding sequence ATGTGCCAACTGCTGGGAATGAACTGCAACAGCGATGCAGCGATCACCTTCTCCTTCACCGGGTTCGCTGCCCGAGGCGGTCGCACCGCGGAGCACATCGACGGCTGGGGCATGGCCTTCTACGAGCGCTCCGGCTGCCGCGTCTTCCATGACGACCAGCCGGCGAGCGAGTCGCCGCTCGCGGAGTTCCTGAGCCGCTACCCCATCAAGTCGCGGATCGTGATCGCGCATCTGCGCCGCGCGACGCAGGGCGAGGTGACGCTCTCCAACTGCCATCCCTTCCAGCGCGAATGGCTGGGGCAGACCTGGGTGTTCGCCAACAACGGCGACCTGAAGGACTTCCAGCCGGTGCTCGACGGCCCGTACCGGCCTGTCGGCAGCACCGACAGTGAGCGGGCCTTCTGTTGGCTACTGCAGGAGCTGCGCAAGCGCTTCGCGGACCGCGCTCACGACCGCGATCCGCCGCCGTCCTGGCGCGAGCTCGCGCCCCACGTCGCGCAGCTCAGCGAGGTGATCGCGCGCCACGGCAACTTCAACTTCCTGCTGACCAACGGCGCGGCGCTCTACACCCACTGTTCCAGCCGGCTGCAGGTGCTGCAGCGGCGCCATCCGTTCCCGATGGCGCGACTGGTCGACTGCGACATGTCGCTCGACCTGAGCGCGATGAACGGCGCCGACGACCGCATCGTGATCGTCGCCACCGATCCGCTCACCGCCGACGAGGCGTGGCAACCGTTGACCACCGGCGAATGCCGCGTGTTCGTCGACGGCGCGGAGGTCTGGCGCGACGTGAATCCCGCCACCCGCGCGTTCCCGATCGCCACCGCCACGGTGGGCCGGCCCTGGCAGAAACCGCGATGGCCAGGGAGCACCGCGTGGCCCCTGCTGCTGCGCGACATCGCGGTATGA
- a CDS encoding TetR/AcrR family transcriptional regulator, which yields MKEALTPKAAEILAHTRRILAFGGYNSFSYADLAERLNLSKAAIHHHFPSKEMLVTTLLILFRQEAREELAQLVRHVNDPLAELKVYTGHWAQCIRSGDSPFCPCAMLATEMPIIPEGLAAEVRGHFQDLGEWLASVLRRGMASGQFHVDGDPLVSARAFMAIVHGAMLVARATDDATAFEAVVTPAIARLTLPA from the coding sequence ATGAAGGAAGCACTGACCCCGAAGGCGGCCGAGATCCTGGCCCACACGCGCCGGATCCTGGCCTTCGGTGGGTACAACAGCTTCAGCTACGCGGACCTCGCTGAACGCCTCAACCTTTCGAAGGCCGCCATCCATCATCATTTCCCCAGCAAGGAGATGCTGGTGACGACGCTGCTGATCCTGTTCCGCCAGGAGGCCCGGGAGGAACTGGCCCAACTGGTCCGCCACGTCAACGATCCGCTGGCGGAGCTCAAGGTCTACACGGGCCATTGGGCCCAGTGCATCCGCAGCGGGGATTCGCCGTTCTGCCCCTGCGCCATGCTGGCCACCGAGATGCCAATCATCCCGGAGGGGCTCGCCGCCGAAGTGCGCGGGCATTTCCAGGACCTGGGCGAATGGCTGGCGTCCGTGCTGCGACGAGGCATGGCATCGGGGCAGTTCCACGTCGACGGCGATCCCCTCGTGTCGGCGCGCGCCTTCATGGCCATCGTGCATGGCGCGATGCTCGTGGCGCGCGCCACGGACGATGCGACGGCATTCGAGGCGGTCGTGACGCCGGCGATCGCGAGGCTCACGCTGCCTGCCTGA
- a CDS encoding DUF308 domain-containing protein, with protein MTHPTDSSALKQDHWLKRYYFTRALFSIVWVAAAIVIGSKSPVIAAVLLVLYPAWDAAANWVDANASGGLQANRTQRINVWASGLTTLAVCLALTAGMNAVLGVFGAWAIASGLLQLGTALRRWKSHGAQWVMVLSGAQSALAGGFFIAQAQKADVPSIVNVAGYAGVGALYFLISAIWLTVSLSRRKKASA; from the coding sequence ATGACCCACCCCACCGACTCCTCCGCCCTCAAACAAGACCACTGGCTCAAGCGCTACTACTTCACCCGTGCGCTGTTCTCCATCGTCTGGGTCGCGGCCGCGATCGTGATCGGCAGCAAGTCTCCGGTCATCGCCGCGGTGCTCCTGGTCCTGTATCCGGCGTGGGACGCCGCCGCGAACTGGGTGGACGCCAACGCCAGCGGCGGCCTGCAGGCCAATCGCACGCAGCGCATCAACGTGTGGGCGAGCGGCCTCACGACGCTGGCCGTGTGCCTGGCGCTGACCGCGGGCATGAACGCCGTGCTCGGCGTGTTCGGTGCCTGGGCGATCGCCTCGGGTCTGCTCCAGCTCGGCACGGCGCTGCGTCGCTGGAAGTCGCACGGCGCGCAGTGGGTCATGGTGCTGAGCGGCGCCCAGTCCGCGCTGGCCGGCGGCTTCTTCATCGCGCAGGCGCAGAAGGCCGACGTGCCCTCCATCGTGAACGTCGCGGGCTACGCGGGCGTGGGCGCGCTGTACTTCCTCATCTCCGCCATCTGGCTGACGGTGAGCCTGTCGCGCCGGAAGAAGGCCTCCGCCTGA
- a CDS encoding Fur family transcriptional regulator gives MERSTRQRSAIRTVIDDAGRPLSPQEVLDAAQGEVPGLSLATVYRNLKQLLEAGEIQAVSLPGDSPRYESAHHDHHHHFQCTECGRVFDVHACPGDMAQLVPAGFTVARHELTLYGRCADCATPKRSPRKRAVSA, from the coding sequence ATGGAACGTTCGACCCGACAGCGCAGTGCCATCCGGACCGTGATCGACGATGCCGGTCGTCCGCTCTCGCCGCAGGAGGTGCTGGACGCCGCGCAAGGCGAGGTGCCGGGCCTGTCGCTGGCGACCGTCTACCGCAACCTGAAGCAATTGCTGGAGGCCGGCGAGATCCAGGCGGTCTCGCTGCCGGGGGACAGCCCCCGCTACGAATCGGCGCATCACGACCACCACCACCACTTCCAGTGCACGGAGTGCGGCCGCGTCTTCGACGTGCACGCCTGCCCCGGCGACATGGCGCAGCTCGTGCCGGCCGGCTTCACCGTGGCGCGTCACGAACTGACGCTGTACGGGCGTTGCGCCGACTGCGCGACGCCGAAGCGCTCGCCGCGCAAGCGCGCCGTGAGCGCCTGA
- a CDS encoding GTP-binding protein: MSNAAALPLRLPATVLSGFLGAGKTTLLNQVLRHRGPLRVAVIVNDMSELNIDADLVRDGAERAGVGLSRTDEAMVEMSNGCICCTLRDDLLQEVGRLAREGRFDYLLIESTGISEPMPIAATFDFVDEHGQGLRELAHIDTMVTVVDALNLLNDYASGDFLAQRDSGVDAQDGRRLVELLVEQIEFANVVVVSKTDLVDAEQLAQVHAVIKALNPGARIVDARHGDVPIRELLGTGLFDMEQAESQPRWIQALEGHDHSEADAYGLSSFVYRADRPFDADRLHALIAHPWPGLLRFKGYVWLASRLEWLACLSGAGRGHQLDPVGRWSVPLGERGQELVLIGQDLDIPALTRALDACLTSPASIGTDPWPTWDIASPEEGTH, translated from the coding sequence ATGTCCAATGCCGCCGCCCTTCCCCTGCGACTACCCGCCACGGTGCTGTCCGGCTTCCTCGGCGCCGGCAAGACGACGCTGCTCAACCAGGTGCTGCGCCACCGCGGGCCGCTGCGTGTCGCGGTGATCGTCAACGACATGAGCGAGCTCAACATCGATGCCGATCTGGTCCGCGACGGCGCCGAACGCGCCGGCGTGGGCCTGTCCCGCACCGACGAGGCGATGGTCGAGATGAGCAACGGCTGCATCTGCTGCACCTTGCGCGACGACCTGCTGCAGGAGGTCGGCCGACTGGCCCGCGAGGGCCGCTTCGACTACCTGCTGATCGAGTCGACCGGCATCTCGGAGCCGATGCCGATCGCGGCGACCTTCGATTTCGTCGATGAACACGGGCAGGGACTGCGCGAGCTCGCGCACATCGACACCATGGTCACGGTCGTCGATGCGCTGAATCTGCTGAACGACTACGCGAGCGGGGACTTCCTGGCGCAGCGCGACAGCGGCGTCGACGCGCAGGACGGGCGCCGGCTCGTCGAGCTGCTCGTGGAACAGATCGAGTTCGCCAACGTCGTCGTCGTGAGCAAGACGGACCTGGTCGATGCCGAGCAGCTTGCGCAGGTCCATGCGGTGATCAAGGCGCTCAACCCAGGCGCGCGCATCGTCGATGCCCGCCACGGCGACGTGCCGATCAGGGAGTTGCTCGGCACCGGTCTCTTCGACATGGAACAGGCCGAGTCACAACCCCGATGGATCCAGGCCCTGGAGGGGCATGACCATTCCGAAGCCGATGCCTACGGACTTTCCAGCTTCGTCTACCGCGCCGACCGGCCCTTCGATGCCGATCGCCTGCACGCGCTGATCGCGCATCCGTGGCCGGGGCTGCTGCGCTTCAAGGGCTATGTGTGGCTGGCGAGCCGGCTGGAGTGGCTCGCCTGCCTGTCCGGCGCGGGCCGTGGCCATCAGCTCGATCCGGTCGGTCGATGGAGCGTCCCGCTGGGGGAGCGCGGCCAGGAGCTGGTGCTCATCGGGCAGGACCTCGACATCCCCGCCCTCACCCGCGCGCTCGACGCCTGCCTGACCTCGCCCGCCTCGATCGGCACCGATCCCTGGCCGACGTGGGACATCGCCTCCCCTGAAGAAGGAACCCATTGA
- a CDS encoding DUF2796 domain-containing protein: MNTNKDTNKSTKKNSRLFLSAAAAAVLAAGLTMTGAAHAHGDKHEHGVVHLDVAIEGDTLAIQLESPLDSVLGFERQPRTPAERQSVDRMLATLRGGAVLFTPDARGQCRFEDAQLESGLIPTSSTDSVPPKSEHLDVDVAYRFRCTAPAALTTLSHQLFALFPRIQRIDAQVATPKGQSRQVLQRPAAALSLGG; this comes from the coding sequence ATGAACACGAACAAGGACACGAACAAGAGCACGAAGAAGAACTCGCGCCTGTTCTTGAGCGCGGCCGCGGCCGCCGTGCTCGCCGCCGGACTGACGATGACCGGCGCCGCGCACGCCCATGGCGACAAGCACGAACACGGCGTCGTGCATCTGGACGTCGCGATCGAGGGCGACACGCTGGCGATCCAGCTGGAGTCGCCGCTCGACAGCGTGCTCGGTTTCGAGCGCCAGCCCCGCACGCCGGCGGAACGTCAATCCGTCGATCGGATGCTGGCGACGCTGCGCGGCGGCGCGGTGCTGTTCACGCCGGATGCGCGCGGGCAATGCCGTTTCGAGGATGCGCAGCTGGAGTCCGGACTGATCCCGACGTCGTCGACCGACAGCGTTCCGCCCAAGTCGGAGCACCTCGACGTCGACGTCGCTTATCGATTCCGCTGCACCGCGCCGGCCGCGCTGACGACGCTGTCGCATCAGCTGTTCGCGCTCTTCCCGCGCATCCAGCGCATCGACGCCCAGGTCGCGACGCCCAAGGGGCAGTCCCGCCAGGTGCTCCAGCGCCCGGCCGCGGCCTTGTCGCTCGGCGGCTGA
- a CDS encoding ABC transporter ATP-binding protein yields the protein MAVPVLEARDLNFRWPRATRDCLDIAALRIDPGEAVFLRGPSGSGKSTLLSLIAGVLTPRAGRLKLLGHELSECSGRQRDRLRADHVGFIFQQFNLLPYRSALDNVLLTCEFSSRRATLAGRPRERAQALLQRMGLGSELIARRASELSVGQQQRVAAARALVGHPDLVIADEPTSALDDAHRDAFMRILREVCAESGSALLFVSHDTRLAAGFQRSLDLPTLQRGSARVEEPVA from the coding sequence ATGGCGGTGCCTGTTCTCGAAGCGCGGGACCTGAACTTCCGATGGCCGCGCGCCACACGGGACTGCCTGGACATCGCCGCGCTGCGCATCGACCCGGGCGAGGCGGTGTTCCTGCGCGGTCCCAGCGGATCGGGCAAGAGCACGCTGCTGTCGCTGATCGCCGGGGTGCTCACGCCGCGCGCGGGACGGTTGAAGCTGCTCGGCCATGAATTGTCGGAATGCTCCGGCCGCCAGCGCGACCGGCTGCGCGCCGACCATGTCGGCTTCATCTTCCAACAATTCAATCTGCTGCCCTACCGCTCGGCGCTGGACAACGTGCTGCTCACCTGCGAGTTCTCGAGCCGCCGCGCCACGCTGGCGGGCCGGCCGCGGGAACGCGCGCAGGCGTTGCTCCAGCGCATGGGCCTGGGATCCGAGCTGATCGCGCGACGGGCGAGCGAACTGTCCGTCGGCCAGCAGCAGCGCGTGGCCGCGGCACGCGCGCTCGTCGGACATCCGGACCTGGTGATCGCCGACGAGCCGACCTCCGCGCTCGACGACGCGCATCGGGACGCCTTCATGCGCATCCTGCGTGAGGTCTGCGCGGAGTCCGGCAGCGCCCTGCTCTTCGTCAGCCACGACACGCGGCTCGCCGCGGGATTCCAGCGCAGCCTGGATCTGCCGACGCTGCAGCGCGGCTCGGCGCGCGTCGAGGAGCCCGTCGCATGA